The following nucleotide sequence is from Coleofasciculaceae cyanobacterium.
TTGAGACAGGTAATCCCCCAGCGATCGAAATGCTGGCGATTATGGTCTGCGCCTGCTTGGTTGGCATGAAGTAGATTGAGTTCAATTGCAGCGTCGAATGTTTGGTGCATTGTTTTTGGTTAATAGTATTTATTAATCATTTATCCGTAAGGGCGGTGCGCGAACTGCCCTTGCAGGTATCTAGAGAAGAATATTCAATGCGATCGATTTTTAGTTCTCGACCAGAGCGAATATCTTCCATAGGTGAATTACAATCAGGACAACTGTATTGCAGTCCAATTTGGGGTTTATATTCTTGTTGGCAACTATGACAAAAAGCAATCAAAGCAATATCACGAATAGTTAGTTCTACTCCTTCTAAAAAGGTATTGCGGGTTTGAACTTCAAAAGCAAACTGCAAACTAACTGGTTCGACACAGGTAAATTCGCCAACTATCAAAGAAATTTTTTCTATTTTTGGTTGTTCTGGTTGAGAATAATACCAATCTTTAACCGTCAGGATTAAAGCCTTGGTCATATCAGTTTCGTGCATATTTTTAGTTATTATTAAATAGGCATTCGCCCTGGCTCGATAATCATAAATAAACTACATTCGGTTTAATTACCTAACTGTGAATCTGTAATTAAAATATGTCTGGGTTGAGATTTAACTTTTTTAAACCAAGAATTAATAGCCAAAAAGTCACTTAAATCAAATCCGCCTTCTTCTGCAACATGGGTATAAGCATAAAGACCAATATCGGCAATAGTGTATTTATTTGCTACAAAAAAATCATGTTTTTTTAAATGCTGTTCCATAACATTTAAAGCTTTGTAACCCAATTTTCGCTTTTGTTCGATCTGTTCTCGATATTTATCGGCGTGCTTGAGTTCGGTAATCCAAAAACGAGGAGTAGCAATATTTGGTTCGTGACTATATTGCTCGAAAAATAGCCACTGCATTATTTGAGTTTGTTGATATTTATCTTTGGGGAAGTACTTCGTTCCTTGACTAAGATGATATAAAATTGCGTTCGATTCAGAAATAAATGTATCCGAGGCAATTTCTAGCAAGGGAATTTTACCATTAGGATTTTTAGCCAAAAATTCAGGGGTACGAGTTTCTTGCTTGAGAATATTGAGTTGAATTAACTCAAAAGGAATTTGTAATTGTGTTAATAACAAGCGAACTTTATAGCCATTGCCAGAAGGGAGAAAGTCATATAGTTTATACATAATTAGTACTTATAGTTATTAAGCGCGAATTAAAATAAACTAAACTTTGCCCATCGCGGTATTTATCGTATAGTTTGTATAGTTGACCGATAAATTGCTCCTTTGGTTTTCTTTTGGGTATGTATGATGTACTCATGGCACGCCCGACTAAACCAAGACGATCTAAGACTTGTCGAGCGGGAAAAGTTAGCAAAGTAACGGTTGAAAATAGAAAAGTTTCGCGGAGAAATCTTTTCGCGTAACGCAACTCGGACTGATTATTAGAAACTGTTTTGGTAAAATGACTATACTCGGCGGTAAATTCATCTTGACGAGCGCGATTATTGCAGACTGCTGCTAGTCTTCCCTTTGGCTTCAAAATACGAGCAAATTCTTTAAGTGTCGGTTCGCGATTAAACCAATGAAAAGCTTGAAAGCAGGTGACTAGGTCGACTGAATTATTTTCTAGTTTAGTATTCTCAGCATTACCATCTTGAAATTTTACTAATGAATCAGGTTTTGCTGCTTGTCTCATAGCTGCATTTGGCTCGATCGCAATTACTTTAATTCCCCTATCTGCTAATAAACGGGAAGAAATACCAGTTCTTGCCCCGATATCAGCAACTATTAACTGCGATGGTGCGCTTAATCCCTTTAAAATCGCGTCAATAGCTTCTGATGGATAACTAGGTCGATATAAAGCGTAATCTATTGCGCGATCGCTAAATCGCTCTTGGGGATTCATATGATATAGATTGTCAGTCATTTGTCTTATGCTTTATTAATCAAACTGCCTCTATTAGCTTCCTCTGCTTGATTAACTCCAAGGTTCATCTACTACCTGGGCTTCATCGTGAATATAGGCGGGCTTTTCGGTGCGGGGTAACTGTCCCGATAAAACTAAATGTGCCATCGTGTCGCAAATGACGCGGGTTGCCATTAGTGCTGTCATATCACTTACGTCATAGGGTGGAGAAACTTCAACCACTTCTATACCGCAAACCGTAGTGTTCTGCACTATTTTTTTGAGCAAATATAAAACTTCGCGGGGTAATAAACCACCAGGTTCGGGCCAACCAGTACCAGGAACGAATCCTGCATCAATGCAGTCAATATCAAAGCTAATCCAAACGCAATCTGTACCGTCTGTAGCTTTCTCGATCGCAAAGTCGGCTGCTGCATCTAGACCCATTTCCATAATGTCGGTAACGGTTAAAATGTTAGTCGCTCTTTCCCGACAGACTTTTACTCCAGGACGGGGTACTTGCCAGCCACCAATGCCCATCTGAACTAAGTTTTTGGCTGGGGCATTTGCCATATTGGTAGCATGAAACCAAGGACAGGTGTGCATCCTTTCATCTAAGTCTGTTTCTTGAGTATCCGCATGGCGATCGAAGTGAATAATTCCCACTTTTTTATCTCCCAAATGACGACAAACAGCCCTTACTGTGGGAAATCCAATGGAGTGATCGCCACCTAAGATAATTGGAAATGCACCAGAACTAAAAACATGAGCTACGCCTTTAGAAATCTGGTCGAAAGACTTTTCATTGTTGGCAGGAATAGTAAAAATATCTCCCACATCACAAAGCGTAATCTGTTCCCGCAAATCTACCCCAAACTCAAAGTTATATGGCGTATATAGAGCAGAAATTTTACGAATACCTTGAGGCCCAAAACGAGTACCAGGGCGATAGGTAGTGCCAGAATCGTGGGGAACGCCGATAATTGCTACATCATAATTGCCTACTTGGTTAACATTCTCTAAATAAGGAGCTTTTAAGAAAGTATTAATCCCCGCATAGTGGGGCAATTCTCCCCGCGAAAACGTAGAAATAGTTCGATCTTTAATACTTCCTGCTGCTTCTAAACCATATTCGAGACCCTGTTCTACTTCTTGTTGCCAACCTGTCAAAGGTAGCTGGCGTTCTTTGTCTAACGCTTTTTGTGCTTCGCTTTTGGATTCGTTCTCATTATTACTCGGTGGTTGGAATGGGGATTGCTCGCTCATAAAATTATTCCTCTGCAATTTATCTTAAAAGGTAAAACTCAGTCCGCTATTATATTCGTTTCTGTTATCATTTGCTGACTAAAAAGGTAAGATGTTCGCTCATAAAATTATTCTTTGGCAATTTATCTCAAACGCAAAAAACCCAGGAAGAACGACACTATATTTCAAGCATCGAATCCTCCCGGGCTTTTTTCCCGCCGTGGAGCTACCTAGTAATTAGCAATTGCTTTCTTAAGTAGCCTGCTTCTCTCGGACCAGTCATTAATTAGCACTGCTATAAATCGGAACCCTAGAAGCCTTCTAAAATTTTTTTCTACTTTCAACTTATCTGCTTATTACGAGGAAAAATGTATCTATTGTTACTTAATCTTGTAGAGAAATGTTATTTGATATTATTGTTTATTAACAAAAAATAAGCTGGAAAAAATGGCGATCGCCATTCTGGTTAAAAAAAGTGAAAATAAACTTCAACTTTTGAGCGGTAAATTATTTACTGCTGACGGTTAATTCGCTACTAGATTCTTTAGCCCGAGTTAAGCCGAAGAACTGGCTCATACTTTTAATCAAGCTATCGATATAGGTAAACAGAACTGGGACAATCACTAAAGTCAAAAGAGTAGAGGTAGTAAAACCGCCAATAACGGCGATCGCCATCGGACTGCGCACTTCGCCATCCGCACCAAACTCTAGCGCAATGGGCAACATCCCCGCAATAGTTGAGATCGAGGTCATCAAAATCGGACGCAAGCGAGATACTCCCGCAGCAATTACGGCATTACGCCGAGTTTTTCCTTCTTTTAACCCTGCCAGAGCAAAATCTACCAGCAAAATTGCATTTTTAGTTACCAATCCCATCAGTAAGACAATACCGATCAGAGCAAATAGCCCGAGTTCTTTTTGAGTAATTAATAAACCTAATAATGCGCCACCGACAGATAAAGGCAAAGCGGCTAAGATTGCCACAGGATAGAAAAAGTTGTTATAGAGCAGCACCAAAATAGCGTAGATGCAAAGAATCGCTAAACCCAACGCCCCCGCAAAACGAGAAAAGACATCTCGCATAATTTCCGCATCCCCTGATGGCTCTTCTTTTACTTCTGGCGGTAAAGACTGCATCGCAGGCAAAGCCCTGATTTTGGCGATCGCATCTCCTAAAGCCAACCCCTGCAAGTTACCTTCAACCGTTACCTGACGGTTGCGGTTGAATCTTTCAATCGTGGCTGGGCTACTGCCTAAACGAATTGTCGCCACGGCTTCGATCGGCACTAATGAGCCATTACGCGCGGGAATACGCAGGTTTTTAAGAGTTTCGAGATCTAGGCGTTTTTTGGGGTCAATTTGGATGCGGATCGGGATCTGACGATCTGGCAGATTAAACTTAGCCAGGTTGAATTCGCTATTACCAATAGATGCTAAAGAAGCGGTATTGGCGATCGCCTGGACGGAAACTCCCAAATCCGCTGCCCTTTGGGGGTCTGGTTCAATGATCACTTCTGGCTTGATTAAGCTGGCACTGGTGTTTACATCAACTAATCCAGGGATTTCGCGGATTTGTTTTTCGAGGTTATTTGCCGTCTGGGCTAATATTTGCGGATTATTGCTGCGCAGAATCAAAGAAACATCTTTATCGCTACCCCCTGCGCCACGGCTTTGAAAGCTAATTCTGGCTCCAGGAATTTCATTAAATACCTGACGCATCCGATCTTGAAACTCTTGCTGAGATATGTCCCGTTCGTTTTTAGGCAATAGATTTATAGATAGCGAGCCAGTGTTAATGTTTTCTTCTGCCCCTACCTGAGCAAGTATGCTGGCAACTGCGGGCTGTTGGCGGATTGTTTTGTCTAACTGTTTGATTACCGCCTCAGTCTCATCAAGCTGTGAACCAGGGGGCAACTCGACCTGAACTATGCTTAATCCAGTATCTCCAGCGTCAAATAAGCCTTTGGGAATGTAGGGAATTAGCTGTAAACTACCAAAGAAAAAACTTGCTGCCAGAATTAAAACGGCAACACGATTTTTTAAAGCAAAAGTTAGTAAGAAACGGTAGGGTTGGCGTTTTGCCCCAGCATTAGGATCGAAGTTTTGAGAAGAAAAGGAATCGGCAGAATAGGTTCGGATCTCGCTTGCTTCTTTTCTCTGTGGGGTAAGATCATAATTTACAGCATTGAAGGCGCGAAAGCGAGGATACTGAAAAGCCTGCTTTTTGGGCTTGAGTAAATAGGCACTCAGCATTGGCGTAACGGTACAGGCTACTAGAGTAGAGAACATAGTTGATACTGCCACTGTTACCCCGAAAGGCTGAAAGTACTGACCAGGAATACCTCCCATAAACGCTACAGGAATAAATACCGCCACAATCGTTGCCGTGGTTGCCACAACCGCTAAGCCAATTTCTCGCGCTGCATCTAAAGCTGCCTGAAACGGCTTTTTTTTCATTTGCAAATGGCGATCGATGTTTTCGATCATACAAATCGCATCATCTACCAAGTTACCTACTGCCAAGGCTAGGGCTAACAGGCTCATGCTGTTGAGGGTATAGTCTAAAGTTTTCATTACCCAAAAGGTAGGAATAATAGACAGGGGCAGGGCAGTAGCGGTAATGAAGGTAACGCGCCAGTCACGCAGAAACAGGCCCACAGTCAGCACAGTCAGTAAACAACCTAAAATTAAAGAATCGATTGTTCCCTGATAGGAATCGCGAATTTCATCAGCCAGGGTAAAGATCAGCTCGACATTGACATCTTCAGGAAGAATAGTTTTTAATTGGGCAATCGCCTCGGTTACAGCTTCTTCAACAGATACCGAACTACTGCCCAAGCTACGTTTTATGGCAAAGCTAACTACTGGCTGCCCATCTAAAAAGGCTTTTTGTCGTGATTCTTCAAAGTCATCGGCTACTTCGCCAAAGTTCGATAGGGGAACAGTCGTCCCGTTTTCTAGTCCAATCGGATAAGCCTGTAAATCCCTAACGGTTTTAGCACTACCCAAGGTACGTACGCTTTGTTCTCTGCCTCCAACTTCGGAACGTCCTCCTGACAAATTAAGATTAAACTGAGCAATTTGATTGTCAATTTCGCTGGCGGTAATGCCGTAAGCCTGTAGACGTTCTGGATCTAAATTTACCCTCACCTCGCGGTCTAATCCCCCTAGCCGCTCAACCTGACCCACTCCCTTGATATTCAACAGTTCGGGGATAATCGTGCGATCTACTAAGTCACTCAATTCTTCTACAGATCGTCGCTCGGAAACAACTGCATAAGTAACCACCGTCCCACCGGTAAACTCTAGCTTGGTTACGCTGGGTTCATCGATATCTTGAGGCAGTTCGGGGCGAATTTGAGCAATAGCGTTGCGGACTTCATTGAGCGCGCGATCGCTGTCTACTCCTAAGTCAAAGTTAATTACTGTATTAGAATTACCATCAGTAACTGTAGAACTGAGTTCATCGATTCCATCTAAATTAGCTACCGCATCCTCAATCTTCTTGGTTACTTGGGTTTCTAATTCCGTCGGACTAACCCCTCTTTGAGTCGCACGCACAATCACAATCGGCACGTCGATATTAGGCGACTCATCGATTCCTAAGCTTAAAAATGAGCCAATACCAATAATTCCCAAAATAAGAAAAGTGACAATGGTGGGAACGGGATTTTTAATCGACCAGGAGGAAAAATGGAAAGACATACTTGGAGAGGAATTAGGGATAAAAGATGAGGTATCGAGAAAAATAGTTCACTCTATTTTAATCTCGCAAAAGTTTTAGTGTTCTGGCCGTATTTGCTTCGGCCTCTATTGACAAAGGCTCTGCAAGTTTTGGTGAAATAAACTACAATGTATTTATAGTAAAAACTACTATAATTGCCGCTCAAACTAAATTTTTAAACTAAAGGCTATTTATTACCATGTTTACCGCAGTTAAACCCAAAGCTAATCTTGACGAAATTCCCAGCGATCTGTTTGGAGCAATAAACAAGCTAAAAAAAGAGCTTAACGCCGTAGTTTTGGCTCATTACTACCAAGAGGCGGATATTCAAGATATTGCTGATTATTTAGGCGATTCATTGGGTTTATCTCAACAGGCTGCCAGCACTGATGCGGAAGTTATTGTCTTTGCAGGAGTGCATTTTATGGCAGAGACGGCGAAGATTCTTAATCCTAAAAAGCTAGTCCTCTTACCAGATTTGGAGGCTGGCTGTTCCCTAGCCGATAGTTGTCCTCCTGAAGATTTTCGGGCTTTCAAGGCTGCTCATCCCGATCACCTAGTTATTTCTTACATCAACTGTACAGCCGAAATCAAGGCACTCAGCGATATTATTTGTACAAGTTCTAATGCAGTTAAAATAGTTAATCAGATTCCTGCCGAACAGCCGATTATTTTTGCTCCAGATCGCAATTTAGGTCGTTATGTTAGTGAGCAAACAGGTAGAGATTTGGTTTTATGGCAAGGGAGCTGTATTGTTCACGAAACTTTCTCAGAAAAAAGCCTGATCGAACTCAAAGTTGAAAATCCATCTGCCGAAATTATTGCTCACCCTGAATGTGAGCCTCCTGTGTTGCGTCATGCAGACTATATTGGTTCAACCACCGCTTTGTTGAACTATTGCCAGCAAAGCCAGAGTGATAAATTTATTGTTGCTACCGAACCTGGTATCATTCATCAGATGGAAAAAGCTGCACCCAACAAACAGTTTATTCCCGCACCAGCCACGAACAATTGTGCCTGTAATGAATGCCCTTATATGCGCTTAAATACTCTCGAAAAGTTGTATCTGGCAATGAAAAACAAAACTCCAGAAATTACCTTACCTGAAGATATTCGCCTGAATGCGTTAAAACCAATTCAAAGAATGTTAGCAATGTCATAAACAACAGCGCAGTTTTCATGCTTGATAGACTGCGCTGTTGATTAATTAGCTATTAGCTATTAGCTATTAGCTATTAGATTAAACTGGTGTGTTCTACTCAACCAAAAAGCGCAGCAACTTGCCTATTTAGCAAAATTAGCCGCAGGACAACCTACTGCACCCTGTTTAGTAAGTTCCTGAAGATAAAATTTAGTTTCTTTCCCCCAGCCAGCCGAGCTGTACCAACGTTCCAGCCAAATTTGAGCATCAATATACATTTCAGAATCAGCAGGTATTTTACAAAGATGTCTGATTGCTTCGAGAACTCTGCTTTGTTTACCCAATTGCGGAGTCGCTAAAACTCTTAGCTGATTCAAAGCAGCTTCGCAATTATCGGGAAAGTATATTGGTAGCTCTTGCTTATTTTTTTCTAATTGAGATATGAGATTTAATGAAGAACCCGCGTTGGCAACACTTAGTTCATCACAAAACTGTCTGAGTTCACCTGTTTCTACTAAAGAGCCAGAAGATGACTGTTGTTCTTGTTTTGATAGCGATGAATAATAATTATTAATCGTTAAAAATAGAGGTATTAATAAAGCGATCGCAGCTAAAGTTATTATTGAACTTATCTTAGTTAATGGTTCAGGAGTATTGGTATTTTGTTCGCTCTTAAAGTCATTGGTGCTATTACTGGGGTTAAATTCTATCTTCAAACTATCAGGACTTAAAGCTAATTTTTGAGCTGAAGTACCAGACTCATACTCAGTGATTGTAGATATTTTATACTCAGGATTTACATTAGTTATGATAGTGTTGTTTGTCTCAAGTTTACTTATTTCTTGAGAGATAAATTTATGATTGAAAATTTGCTGATAAATTAAATTAGCAACTTTTAGATGGTTATTTTTTTTGACGACTAAACCCAAACTCAACAGTTCGTTTTGCTCTTTAGTTTGTTGATATTGTTTATTACCTGCAAGTAATATTTTGCGATATTCTTTTAATAACCAAATAGAGTCGCATCTTGAATTTTTGAGAAAATTCCCTTTGACTACTCTAATATATGCTGCTGCTTTGCTAATTTGCCAGTTCTTAATCAACGATTCTTTAATAAAGCGATCGACTGTATTAATTTCTAATCCAGTAGGAATATTAAAATTAGAGTTGGCAAATACATAAGAAATAGTTTTAGTCAGCCCAAAATTTCCCCCAGTCCAGGCTAAAATTCTACTTAAAATTAAAGAATAATTAGCGTATTTTTCTTCCAAATGTAGAGTATCTTGATTATATTGCTCCAGGGACATGAAGGACATTAGCTGAGGTGCTTGAGAGAAACTAGCTAAAAAAAAATTAATTGTATTTTGCTGAATCCAGCCTTTTTTTACGGCTAAAACTCCAAATTTTTGTTGATTATTTTTCTGCTCTTCAAGTATGGTTTTAATTTGCTGTTCATTTAGCAAACAGGCTTGGTTTAAATAATATCCTATGGGAAACTGTTGACCTTGAGCAAGAAATATATGCCATTTATTGACAAAAAACTCAATAGTTTTAGCTGTTATTCCCTCTTGTAAAACCAGAATTTCTCCTAGCTTCATTTGAGAGTATTTTACTTGAATATCTAAGGCATTTTGCAACTGTTCTTGAGAAATTAAACCAGCATTTTGTAACAATATTCCCAAAAGCGGTTTGTGATTCTGATTCGACATTTTGGATAATACTTTGAAAAAACAAATAATTTTATCGATTAATTAATCGTTAACTGTTAACTGCCTAAATCTTGTTAACATATTGAGTTATTTAACAGCTACTCCTTGATACATATAGCCGATAACCTTAGGCAATTTAGGAGCATAAAACTGTTCAGTAATTACATTAGGAAATTTTTTTTGCACTATGTCATTGATTTTGCGATTAAGATGACAACCATCAGCAAGAACCTTTTGAATTGGCGTTAGCCGATTTTGCCAAACTTGAATCTGAGTTTCACTACTCAAGCCATGTTCAATAAAGTAAAACTTACCTCCTGGCTTTAATACACGATGAATTTCAACGATCGCCCGATCGACTAGAGGAATACTACATAGCGTCCAGGTACAGACCACTGAATCAAATGTACTATCTGTCATTGGTAAGCTTTCGCTATTTAAAACTTTGTAGTCTACGGTAATCTGGGACTGGTTAATGCGC
It contains:
- the nadA gene encoding quinolinate synthase NadA, which encodes MFTAVKPKANLDEIPSDLFGAINKLKKELNAVVLAHYYQEADIQDIADYLGDSLGLSQQAASTDAEVIVFAGVHFMAETAKILNPKKLVLLPDLEAGCSLADSCPPEDFRAFKAAHPDHLVISYINCTAEIKALSDIICTSSNAVKIVNQIPAEQPIIFAPDRNLGRYVSEQTGRDLVLWQGSCIVHETFSEKSLIELKVENPSAEIIAHPECEPPVLRHADYIGSTTALLNYCQQSQSDKFIVATEPGIIHQMEKAAPNKQFIPAPATNNCACNECPYMRLNTLEKLYLAMKNKTPEITLPEDIRLNALKPIQRMLAMS
- a CDS encoding glutathione S-transferase family protein; translated protein: MYKLYDFLPSGNGYKVRLLLTQLQIPFELIQLNILKQETRTPEFLAKNPNGKIPLLEIASDTFISESNAILYHLSQGTKYFPKDKYQQTQIMQWLFFEQYSHEPNIATPRFWITELKHADKYREQIEQKRKLGYKALNVMEQHLKKHDFFVANKYTIADIGLYAYTHVAEEGGFDLSDFLAINSWFKKVKSQPRHILITDSQLGN
- a CDS encoding efflux RND transporter permease subunit: MSFHFSSWSIKNPVPTIVTFLILGIIGIGSFLSLGIDESPNIDVPIVIVRATQRGVSPTELETQVTKKIEDAVANLDGIDELSSTVTDGNSNTVINFDLGVDSDRALNEVRNAIAQIRPELPQDIDEPSVTKLEFTGGTVVTYAVVSERRSVEELSDLVDRTIIPELLNIKGVGQVERLGGLDREVRVNLDPERLQAYGITASEIDNQIAQFNLNLSGGRSEVGGREQSVRTLGSAKTVRDLQAYPIGLENGTTVPLSNFGEVADDFEESRQKAFLDGQPVVSFAIKRSLGSSSVSVEEAVTEAIAQLKTILPEDVNVELIFTLADEIRDSYQGTIDSLILGCLLTVLTVGLFLRDWRVTFITATALPLSIIPTFWVMKTLDYTLNSMSLLALALAVGNLVDDAICMIENIDRHLQMKKKPFQAALDAAREIGLAVVATTATIVAVFIPVAFMGGIPGQYFQPFGVTVAVSTMFSTLVACTVTPMLSAYLLKPKKQAFQYPRFRAFNAVNYDLTPQRKEASEIRTYSADSFSSQNFDPNAGAKRQPYRFLLTFALKNRVAVLILAASFFFGSLQLIPYIPKGLFDAGDTGLSIVQVELPPGSQLDETEAVIKQLDKTIRQQPAVASILAQVGAEENINTGSLSINLLPKNERDISQQEFQDRMRQVFNEIPGARISFQSRGAGGSDKDVSLILRSNNPQILAQTANNLEKQIREIPGLVDVNTSASLIKPEVIIEPDPQRAADLGVSVQAIANTASLASIGNSEFNLAKFNLPDRQIPIRIQIDPKKRLDLETLKNLRIPARNGSLVPIEAVATIRLGSSPATIERFNRNRQVTVEGNLQGLALGDAIAKIRALPAMQSLPPEVKEEPSGDAEIMRDVFSRFAGALGLAILCIYAILVLLYNNFFYPVAILAALPLSVGGALLGLLITQKELGLFALIGIVLLMGLVTKNAILLVDFALAGLKEGKTRRNAVIAAGVSRLRPILMTSISTIAGMLPIALEFGADGEVRSPMAIAVIGGFTTSTLLTLVIVPVLFTYIDSLIKSMSQFFGLTRAKESSSELTVSSK
- a CDS encoding class I SAM-dependent methyltransferase, producing MTDNLYHMNPQERFSDRAIDYALYRPSYPSEAIDAILKGLSAPSQLIVADIGARTGISSRLLADRGIKVIAIEPNAAMRQAAKPDSLVKFQDGNAENTKLENNSVDLVTCFQAFHWFNREPTLKEFARILKPKGRLAAVCNNRARQDEFTAEYSHFTKTVSNNQSELRYAKRFLRETFLFSTVTLLTFPARQVLDRLGLVGRAMSTSYIPKRKPKEQFIGQLYKLYDKYRDGQSLVYFNSRLITISTNYV
- the hypA gene encoding hydrogenase maturation nickel metallochaperone HypA, with product MHETDMTKALILTVKDWYYSQPEQPKIEKISLIVGEFTCVEPVSLQFAFEVQTRNTFLEGVELTIRDIALIAFCHSCQQEYKPQIGLQYSCPDCNSPMEDIRSGRELKIDRIEYSSLDTCKGSSRTALTDK
- the speB gene encoding agmatinase, giving the protein MSEQSPFQPPSNNENESKSEAQKALDKERQLPLTGWQQEVEQGLEYGLEAAGSIKDRTISTFSRGELPHYAGINTFLKAPYLENVNQVGNYDVAIIGVPHDSGTTYRPGTRFGPQGIRKISALYTPYNFEFGVDLREQITLCDVGDIFTIPANNEKSFDQISKGVAHVFSSGAFPIILGGDHSIGFPTVRAVCRHLGDKKVGIIHFDRHADTQETDLDERMHTCPWFHATNMANAPAKNLVQMGIGGWQVPRPGVKVCRERATNILTVTDIMEMGLDAAADFAIEKATDGTDCVWISFDIDCIDAGFVPGTGWPEPGGLLPREVLYLLKKIVQNTTVCGIEVVEVSPPYDVSDMTALMATRVICDTMAHLVLSGQLPRTEKPAYIHDEAQVVDEPWS
- a CDS encoding class I SAM-dependent methyltransferase translates to MGFYSNLIVPYCIDFSMSGANLREYRQKLLANVSGEILEIGFGTGLNLPHYPEEVNKITTIDPNPGMQKLARSRINQSQITVDYKVLNSESLPMTDSTFDSVVCTWTLCSIPLVDRAIVEIHRVLKPGGKFYFIEHGLSSETQIQVWQNRLTPIQKVLADGCHLNRKINDIVQKKFPNVITEQFYAPKLPKVIGYMYQGVAVK